From Solanum stenotomum isolate F172 chromosome 2, ASM1918654v1, whole genome shotgun sequence:
cttcacaatatcagTCAATGCATATTAATCACTAATAAGAGTCTATCTATtaaatagaataaaccataacctacctccaccgaagaaccgaagtcaagcaagctaCTTCTCCAATACCTTTCCTTTCaacctttccaatctatcaagtatatatgcataatttgtaagttaacgagggtataaatactcatattattctatgtctagccttgacccaaaaactcacctaaTTACATAACTTTAACACCTAatattcaattatctatctcaaTCTATTAAAACTTAAATTCATAATGTGATAACTATCCAAAGAGTAACAACCTAAGTCATGTTAATCACTTACGTCAGCAAgtgaaagaagaggagaagaaaccTCTAAACTATTACTTGTAATTTATGAACCCCtccaatcatattatttttattattattatattattcctCAATTATGTTACAACATCACGCCAGACAATTACATACCCATTTAATAGTGGAGGTATTCAACCACTTAAATAAGCCGtattgtcaaaatagacaattTTGTGGTACTGGAAATCAATACCTGTGGTTAGTTAATTAATGGATTATTGAAGTAACTAAGCAGCCAcatgtgaaaaaataattagggTCCATGTATGTTCATTATAATGTATCCATGTACTCTTACTATAAATAATGGAATAAATAAGTGTGGCTTAATTAAATGTACTCCTCTCCTTAATTAATTCCTTTTACATATTGTGTATTACTTCTttatgtttcaatttgtttgtatgattttgatttgacacaaaatttaagaaagtaaaacaaaataaatcagCAAGTATTTACAAATCAGTATTTTGTAAGTACTTCTAATTTGTAGATGTATCAACGGATACAAGAGTGAGAAATTTCAGCTAGATTTGCCTCGACtgtatttatcatttaaaatacAACATGTatcaacaaatacaaaaatgtGTACAAATATGCGAGATTGgtattttatgtttgtttctGTATACAAACATGCAAGATTTTGTGAATATATTCATAAGGGTATATTTGATTCTGTCAACAAGTAGTTTTAATTTGTAGATGTATCAATAAATACAAGTGTGggaaaatttggcaaaatttgtcgaatttttgaatattaaatttgctgaattttgaataatataatGTCATCGATGTATTTTGAATGAGAAATACAAGTGTTGATAGTATTTCTCattcaaaatacaataaatatcaACAAATGTAGGAGTGTACTGCATCAAACATGTATCAATGAATATAAGGATAAGAAAATCAATGTCATGAATgtatttattattcaaaaaatcttctaatgtatttattatttaaacaGTTGAGAATACAATTcaataaatacttttaattcatagatgtatcaacgaatatggatggacaaataaaaataaagagagaactAAATAGTAGTtgatttgtttgtattttttcaaaaagtagaATAAAATTTCCAAAAGGGAATTGAGGGTCGTTAGCTAATAATTGCATATTTGGACTATTTGCCTAATGATAGAATTATGAGTCGAAAATTTGGGGACATGAGACGTAACAGTCCAAGGGTAAATATGTGCACAAAATTGAATGTCAAGGgcaattatattttaaaaagtatgataAAGGGTAAATATAACATTTTTCTAAGAGTGCATGGATAAATATAACCATTTTACAAATCTAAATATTGTATGTTCTTTTACCCAATTGGTAACCATTAAGTTTGAGGGTTTCTTTACTTTAGTccttgaatatataaaatgtttttttaccCAAATTCTTCGAATTAATATCttataagaatacaaaaataataataatttattctCAATTACTTACAATTCTAACacattttttatgtgttttatataCTGACAAAATGACTCATAAATAAGAACATGTCATTAGGGGACCATAGCTTTTTTACTTTtggtttcatctttttttttctttatgtttccTTCCATCCATCACTATAACAATTCAAAAATTCAgttatgaaattattattaatttctcATTAAATAGTTGATAGTAAATATTTCTTATGGTAATCCGTCattagataaaataatatatatatatatatatataccattatTGTGACATCCAgcttaagaaaaattaaagtcTCACATCGATAATGCCACGACCCAAAACgagtcatgagtggcacccacacttaacctacTAGGTGGGCGAACCAATGAATCCAAACCCCAACATATATTACTTGTTAAACTTACGAAATACAAATCATAATGCGGAAGCTCAATCATATTAAGGTAAGAAACACAAATCCACTAAAGTCTACTCTATGTCATTCTCAAAACTTGAAAGTCATCACttcaaggacatctaatctccaaatactaagtctaagagtatcaaagacaacaagataaataaataaaatagtttatgtctgaaaactaaggacatcatgccatgaccGAGAGAATCCAACATGAGCTAgaatgaatagctcaccctAGAACCTGAGGTGTTGGAGGCTATAGTTGAGGACAAGTCGAAGTCGTTGGTACACTCACTGCactccaaaaaaagaaaaacacaaatagGGCTCAGTACCGGGCAACATGTATTGAGTAGACATCATCGGCCGACTCAAAATAGTAACTAATATGCATAaagtaatagtataaaatcaactatagcacttagcaggtgataagcaacaaacaacatgaacaagtgacaactgaagcaagtacgtaatcagtcacaatatcaagcacacacacaaggactcatgcctccacaccACGCTCGTTTGGGAAAtgggttctttgagattgagtacattcaGTTAATTCAATATGATTTCTTCTTTAATGTTACCGTGTCGGATCGTGAGaccccgatccaataatatcatgTCGTAACgcgacacccgatccaataataccgtgtcgaaacgtgacaccccgatccaataatattgttaatttatcatttattattacCACTTTTCACTGcattctttattcaaggcatcacttcgatagaTAGGGTTCAAGATAATAAATTCCACGGTCTCAGgatttcagaccaatcacaaatcacaaaacCAAGCCACACAAccacacaatcaagtacatagagaacttcacaatatcagTCAATGCATATTAATCACTAATAAGAGTCTATCTATtaaatagaataaaccataacctacctccaccgaagaaccgaagtcaagcaagctaCTTCTCCAATACCTTTCCTTTCAACCTTttcaatctatcaagtatatttgcataatttgtaagttaacgagGCTATAAACATTCATATTATTCTATGTCTAGCcttgacccaaaaactcacctaaTTACATAACTTTAACACCTAatattcaattatctatctcaaTCTATTAAAACTTAAATTCATAATGTGATAACTATCCAAAGAGTAACAACCTAAGTCATGTTAATCACTTACGTCAGCAAgtgaaagaagaggagaagaaaccTCTAAACTATTACTTGTAATTTATCAACCCCTccaatcatattattattattattattattattattattatattattcctCAATTATGTTACAACATTACGCCAGACAATTACATACCCATTTAATCCACCAAATTCAATTGACCTATGATGCACCGAAACCAATTTGCAGCACTAATCTTTATATCCATGTATTCTTCATATAATTACCTAGTAATTACTACTTATTTTCAGTAATTAACCTAAAATCCTTTACCCAATTTCCAAGGCAATTCAGTGCGTGGGTATCACATCCACTCAAACTACACACCAATATTAACAGTTTGCCTTATCAAATCAATATTACATATACATacaagtataaaaaaaaatggttaagAATCTCTGTACCTGAAGGCCTTATGTTTTGTTTCTCTGCGGCACCTATGCCGTCTTTGTACAAGTGCGGCTCTTGCTCATTTCTAATTATTTAGGGCAGTTAATTATGAACactaaataaatcaatattaaaTTTCACTAATCTCTTTCCACATATGGGTCATGTGGTAAGGGTGTTAAATAAATGATGGACTTCGTCCATTAAccattaactaataaaaaataattattcaataaataaccaccaactaaataaTCGTATAGTTAAAcgaatagttcaaaaattttatttaaaatttacgagaagagtcaatatagctctagtactcaaaacgacctAATGGGTCGTTACAGATAAAAACACGAGAAAGATGTTGGatatataacttataagtaAACAATCTTTACCAATTAAAGACGTGTTTTAAAGTCATGCGGGCATAAGCCAAAAGAGAATAACATCACTAGCGAGCTGGATTGTTAAGActttcatatataaatatatatactcatgtAAGACATCAAATACGCTCTCTGTCTCAAATGATATTTTAGCTATACGAgattcaaattatataaactTCAATTtacattttaagttattttttttcattatattgacATGAGCATTATATAATACATTTTGAACATTGAAAAAAGGCCAGAGGCTAAGAATAGTAAACTACACGACGTGATTTTTACTTAAATGGCGTTTATTTTGGAGTGAAGAAAATAATACATATGAATCTCAATGAGcgaaaaatcacaacataaAGAGTACATAAATGCATGGATGGTTGAAAGACATAATAACTAGGAACAATATATCAATATCAAGTACCTataattataaatcacaatttttGTGTGTTCTATATACTCACAAAATGACTCGTGAATTAAAACATTATATAGGGGaccatagttttttttttttaatatccctttctttttattcttttattttttttatttgtgttttcttATTGGTGAAGTGTATATTATTTGGATAGGATCTATCCTTAAAATATTAGATTCACgtaaatttaaaaaacaatcGCATTGTATATCTATTTAagactttaaattttttgagaCCATAGATTTAATTAATGTGTGGTAGATAGGGTTTGAATTGCAGTTGTCAAATTAGTCCCCCCATTAcacaccaaaaaataaaaataaaacgtGACAATGTGTTATACTTTCTTTGGAACAATTAAGAAGGTTGAGGGGCCAGTAGTAAACAAAAATATCATTATATATAGGTGTAGAAAGATAAATGTGtattcatatttaattagaGGTTTTAGATTTGAGcattgaatataaaaaattaaaaattaaaaaaaaaatcagtataAATTTCTATTAATTGAACTCTAAAGCagatatcaaatatcaaatgaaaaactaaaagaagtaataaaaaataattatacacaATTGAGAAGAATACAAAATTTAGCTTGCcttgttaaaaaataaagaagtcaaATTaccaataaattaattaagtttcttTTGTTTATCCCTATTTTGAGGcaattttactgatttttttaaaactaaagaaGTTTCTCTTTTAGAATTTCGAACTACTTTAAATGAATTTTACTTCATTTAAATCCAAAAGTTTATTGAAACAAAATTATTCcccatttaaaagaaaataataataactcgGCATGATGCTCCAACCTTTATAGTTCTAATTTATTCATTAAGTATAATCGAGATCTTCTATGTCATTTTTTAATAgtatcccaaaaaaaataatcatataattagaaaatatttgctAACGTCTATAAAATCAAATCTTCCGTTTCATTCTtgtaaaattcataatttactAAATAGTGGTATCAATGAATGTCCTCCACATATTACGTGTGAATTCAATTTTCACTGTCTCCTTTCATATCCCGTGTGtaaaaaatttttttaaaaaaattggtttgTCCTAATTAGTGGCTTTAAATGAAAAGACCATTTTGTCCCTTATCTTCAAATTATCAAACACGCATCAATGAATATACTATCAACTATTGATGAATGAGTTACTTGATACCAACCATAACGTTTATAACTAAATAAATTGAACCAACCCCTTACTAACTCCCTATAAATATCCATGTGTAATCAATGAGTCTTACACATCACACAATTATTTGGaaggaaattaaataaaagCAATGGAGGGAAAGAGTATGCTCAAGTTATCTCATGTCCTTGCTTTCTTGCTTCTTGCATCACGTATGTAATTATCCCCTTAATTCTCTTTTAGTccgattaattcaaatttatactcATTAACTCTGTCAATGCtcgttcatatatatattttattatctctcaaatatgtaattaataattttaattacagTTTTTCAATCACTGATGGCAAGAGATTTGATCAGTGATGGCATAGAAGTAGTGCAACTTCCAGTGGAAAATGATGGCGAATTTGAATTTTGCCcaggtaattaattaatttcctcTTATATATAGTAATTCGAAGACAGGTAAATTTGCTCTTATATTTGTAAATGTTGTAGGTAAGCAATCATGGCCTGAACTTGTTGGAAAGTCAGCAGGATATGCAAAACAAGTAATTCAGAAGGAAAATCCCATAGTTACTCGATTTACGCTTCTATTTCCTGGTATGCCTAAGCCAGCAGCATATATTTGTGGTAGAGTTTATTTGGCTGTTGACTGGAAACTCATTGTTCAAGTTACTCCCACTATGGGTTAGTAacattattatgttatgttatcaaaattaaataaagtggAGATAAGTCTCTTCATGTACTCTACTATTTCAACATTATCTACCCTTATtagtattgtattgttattatCTAcccttattattttcttttatgttgtagtcttttccaatttttattttcttttcttatggATTGACGAATCATTAATGAGTctttgatatgaaattattttgataGAGAGCGCTATCCCTCGAATGGGGTCCTATTCAGTGCGAATTTGAAATTATCAAACATCGAATGGGAGAAAAAAACAATATGGATATCAATAGGCAAATGTCCTAAGTTCAATATCATTGGGCAcacataaagatatatatatatatatcattgtaattaattaaataaagagTGTCACATCATAACCATTTAAGTTCTAATATAAAATGGTCACATAATTAAACAATATTCAAACTTACATTACATTCACATATTTGCCCGGACCTCGTGTTCTCACTTACCCTACCGGTTAATGGGTTTCACACTATAAATTCGAGGTCTAGACAAAAGTTATCAGATTCTCGAGAACCCACTTGATAAGGAGGAGGGGGATATATTAGAACaattattttctctaatttgtATGAGTTGGGCTGAATATAGATGGTAAGTAAGGTTTATGGACTGATATTTATCCCTAAACCCAGAAAATTTCATAAAGCACTATAATTTAGATGCTATTTATCGTGTGTAACAACAGTttccaaaattaaaaatcataccTTATCTTAGTAATTGTAGACAATTGAATATTACCTCAGCTCAAAGGTTGTTTACTAAGATATTTCTTATCAAAGCGAGGGATTCGTTTCAGGCGAAATCAAATCAGAACACCCAAATGCATTCACACATAGATGATGTAtgcataaatttaatttttttttttatattcaatatgttgttgttgaaaagGATTGGAAATACTGTCATCATTGACGGACAAAACTTCAAGCTTAAAAGTGGATCTGcaattgaatcaaaatatttcaacacaaagtgattttcttttgtttaaaaaggttgaatattttatcactattgaCAAACAAAGCTTCAAGCTTTAAAGTGGGTTCAGCAATTAAACCAAATATTTCGAAGTCAAATCgattttttattgttgaaaggggttgaaaataattttgaagtagatttgatgaattgaaattgattttgaagGGTTATTTCATTTTGGGAATGCTAGGTgggtttaaaataaaatataggttttttttttaaattttgggtaaaaaataaataaaaatcgaGTAAGATAAATGAAGTCATGTGTCCATCCGTTAGGGTTATATTTATCCAAGATTTAAGGTGTGATAGCTATCATTTAAATTGTATTTGTCAAACTAGTCCCCCAACCACACCACACCCCAAAAGTTAAAAACGTGAATAATGTGTTGTACTaaacaaaaatatcataaaaggttaagatatatacaaatataagttTCTATCATCAAAAGGATCACTAGTGTTTCTCCGTCTTTAATTAgagatttgaaaataaatttgttaGATGGTCAGATATGTTTGAGAATGTGTTATAATAacacttttgtttcttttaggaTCACAATATCACCCAactattcttattttcttcagaATATATTCCTCTCTTCTAATGGGATGacatttcatattattattattatttttcttaacaaaaagctttttaacaatacaataaaaacGTGTCTTTATATGCAACTTTTTTTGGATATTAATTGAAACATTTACCCattcttatattttaaaacGGTAATCAAattgcaaaaatatatttaaaaaaataacaaatattagttaattttaatttaaaatttgattatattttataaaattcaagaataggtaaatatttcaattgaatacCTAAAAAAGTTGTTTATAGAAACATTAAACAActttttattgtattgttaaaatctttttattttttaaaagaagaataatGTGACATGACATATCACTAGGAGAGATGAgtatattttgatgaaaatagGATTTGATGATATTGTGGtcttaaagaaataaatgtgattttgtttaaaatGCGAATTGCATTGTATATATAGTACATATGccctaaatattttattaaagaaaaccTCTAAATAGTTGGacgtaatatttttaaaa
This genomic window contains:
- the LOC125855135 gene encoding proteinase inhibitor I-B-like: MEGKSMLKLSHVLAFLLLASLFQSLMARDLISDGIEVVQLPVENDGEFEFCPGKQSWPELVGKSAGYAKQVIQKENPIVTRFTLLFPGMPKPAAYICGRVYLAVDWKLIVQVTPTMG